A region of the Salvia splendens isolate huo1 chromosome 11, SspV2, whole genome shotgun sequence genome:
ACGTAAACACTTGGTTGCCGATGCATCACTCATGGAATTCCTCTCAAATCTGCATGCTGAGACAAACGCGCGTCTTGAGGTGATTTCATCGAGGATCGGGTATGAATTCGATCTTGGAAAGGCTAAACAAGATGTATTCGACAAGCTGGAAACTGTTGAAGGCCTCACGCTCGATCAAAGGTACGAACTGTGCAACATATTAAGCGACAAACCGCAGCGCCTTGAGGTTTTCATGGGAATGCGAGCTGGCGCTCGTCTTGGTTATCTTTTGAAGCTTATCGAGGAGAATCAAAAAGTTATGTGAAAGGATAGTAATGGTTAATGGCGTGGCTTTTGTATCTACCTTTTCGTTGTTTTGCTAAAACTGATGCCTATTTTGTATGTTGCTGTAGAGTACTAGGATCTGGAATACGCGCTACTAATTCCTATGTCTCTCAGTTAGTATAGCTATTAATTGATGCATATGATATTGAATCACCTGATTTGTGTTTGGTAATTGGATGTAATAAACTGTTGAAGGCTTCACGCATGCCCCATCAAACACTTGGGCGACAAAAAAATTGCAGCACGCAAGGAGGCAGTATCTTCACCCGATCGGGCGTTTTGTACATACACTTCGCCCGGTCGGCCGTTAGGCCTCCCAAAACTGCAGAATTGTGGTTATTCCAGCGGTTGCCTTGGAACAAAAACGGGATTACATTGAGGGGGAAAGGAGAGACTTTTGTTGAGGAGAAAATAGGGGGCAGAAAGTAGATTTTTCCTCTATTTGTAATTAATCCTAGTCTAATATCTATTTAACTTTGAGTAAGTATGATGTTTGTGTTGATGAATTCCCAGAGCACCGACAACATTATCTGCATCAGATATGAGTGCTTGGCTTCTACAATGTGTGGATGGAGCTGGGTCCTTGgatttttgaaaagtttttaacCCATACTCGTTTTCAGCTTTGGAAGATAAATGTCACGAGCTGATTCCACCTGCTGCATCTATCCAGGAAATACACTTTTCAAAAGCCTTGTAAGTATTGCTGTTGTACTCAAAATGAAAGGAGTTATTCAATGGAGTTGGGTAGACAAAGATTTGGACGCGTCAAGAACAGAGTAATAGACATAACATTAGATTGGGAAGTCATGGTTGGTTTGATGAAAGGGAGCATGACAAGGGatcatatatacatatacaaaaAGACAAAAAAGTAGACCTCGTTGCTGAATACGATACGGTTTACAGAAGCCTGCCTAAAATTATTCCCACTGCCAAGAATACGACGGCCATGAACCCAAGCTGCACTAGGGTCCTCATATCGTTCGTGGTTGAAGCGCGATAGCAATGGACACCTCCTTTATATTCAACTGCACTGCCGGTGGCATAAGATCTCTATTCGGCACCCATAAATGTTTTCCCCCGTTCTTCAAAGCCACTTTTTCCTTCCAAGCCCAGTCCCCGGACAGTCTCGTCGTACCACTGAAATGATCCAACATGGTTCAGTTTGTCGGGGCATCTGAAGTAGTAACGACCTGCATTTGCAGCCGTTTTCCCTGCACGACGCAACTCCATCTTCCCCCTGCCACATCTGCATTCGAGTATGCCCTCGGCCATTACAATCTGTGAATACATTAGATTGGGAAAAGTCAACATGGAGTAAAATTGGACTTGGAATAATCACATGCCACACATTAATATAACAGGATGCATATGCTTTTTAAATTGAGCCCAGTTCAACATGGAGTACAATTTGTGTTTGAAAAATCAGGTGTCATCACACATAGGTATGAAATAATGCAGATGTTGAGCACAGCGGTTGAAATTACAAAATTGTAAACAAAGTCTGGGTGGATCTAATGACATGACTGCGACAAACGCGCTATCTATTGTTCCACATTGTCATCGCAATGGAGTCCCTGAACTGAGTCCATTCTGGAGTTGGATCAACGTAGTCTATATATTCAGGTTGTGGACTATCTTGTTCCGTGCCGGTTGCTGAGCTCTCTCCATCAACCGTTTCTTCAAAGGGGTCAGTGCTCATCTCGTAGCGAACAAAATTATGGAAAAGGAAACACGCCATGATTAACCTGATTTGTGTTTGAATTGGGTAATAAGATGCACTACGTAATATTCCCCAACGTATCTTCAAAACCGCAAAGGCTCTCTCGATGACATTCCTTGCCTTGATGTGCCTCATGTTGAACAATTCCTTTGGATTTTGTGGCTGTGCATTCCCTATGCCCCATTCCTTGAGGTGGTATCGAACTCCTTTGTACGGGGTCAAAAAGCCGTTGCTATTGGCGTACCCGTTGTCGCATAAATAGTAACAGCCTGAAACGGTGCACAGATGAATGACATTCATAAAGAGATCAACCCAATACCTAAAAACCAATGGAAATATAATGTGAAATGGCCTCAGACACACGTTAGACCAGGCTGCATACCATGTGGAACTCGTAGTCCGTTGGGTCGCGCAACCGCATCCCTGAGTACGCGAGAGTCGCCGGCGGAACCTTCCCACCCAGGTAGGAAATAAACAAACTGCATATTGCGATCGCAAACTGCCAAGGTGTTCGTAGCAATAGACCCCTTTCGCGTGCGATAACGAGGTTTGTCACTGGTACCTACCAGTACGTTGATGTGTGTACCGTCGAGTGCACCGAGACAGCCCTACAAGAACAACAACCGTGTAAAAAAACCATACACAAACGGAGCTTACACCAATTTCATGCTGCAGGGGAAAAAATGCACTACCTTGAACCATTTCCATCTATGATCAATGCAATCATCCGTCACGGGTTTAGGCTTCGATAATAACACTGTGTGGAGACTCAACACAGCCCCCAAAACCTTGTTTACGTAATGGGACACTGTCGAACCGGACCTGAAAAAACTGAAACGAACCACGCGGTTTTTATTGTGGTGCGCTAAGACTCCCAAAAAAATCGCCACCTGTTCTTCAATGCCTAATCCTTTCCCTGGGCTCAATCCTCCATTTGCAGTGAGAATGCGACACAACTTCCCAAATGTGTTGCGATCCATTCTTAAGTTTGCTATGCAGTCAACATCATTGACATGAATGAGTCGATCCAAGTGTTTCAACTGATGAGGAACCTTACTTATCAAGCTGTACTGCCTAGCATTTTCAATGATCGTACGCCTAGCGCGGTCGATCCAGGCTCTGATGTAACGCTGCACGAGAATTGTGCTCTCTACCCGATATAATAGCATGATGTCTTCAAGCATCATCAGTAATCTCGCGGAATTAACTGGAGTTCTCACCGTGGCTATAGCGAAATGGTTGATTAAAATGGTTTGTAAGCAGCTGACAAAAGTAGTGACTTCCAATTCATTCTATGTGATACATATTTGCAcattcccaaaaaattatatttaccACAAAAAGGGTAGAACAAAATGAATTTCACCAATTAAACTTCGTACATTTTAGGTTATTGGATGCCTAAAATTAAGGGAGCCTTGATAATCAGAGAACCAGTCTCGTTCATGTTATCATATCAAATCACGAAGATTTCATTACAAATACAAGCCCAATTAAACAAGACGAAGATGGTAACCCCGAAAGGCCAGTATGTACCTCTGTGACTGATCCGTCTCTTGCTACGTCGTAGGTGTACCTATATTGGTTTTCCAGGAACCTATAAAAAACCCAATTTCCCTTGTCAGCAGGTGATTTTAAAAAGGAAGAGGTTGAATCGGGGGTTACTTCAGATTGGTACTCGATCACCTTGTAAACGGGATGACACTAGCTCGATCACCTTGTTACTTCACTGTGAGTAAATCAAGTCCCACCGCGATGGCCCCTTCGGATCCACCGCTGGCTAATGCGCTGGGTCCTAGCTCAGATCTGGAATGCTCAAGTGAGTGACGGGGAAGGGGGGAAATTAGATGAGATGGGTACTTTGGGGAGTTGAGTTTCAATTATTGGGACAATTCTTCTTTCAAAAAGTGTACAACACTCCAACTTTGAACACTGTAGACATATATTTAATTGAGATACAGTGCCATAAAATCATTTATGTGGGGCCACCTCGAAGAAACAAGGTACACTGAACAACATATTTGGCCAGATTTATTTCGCATTTTTTGTCAAAACTGCCACATCGAACGCCTCCTTATTGTTAATGAGCTACCCCATATATTTGTCAAATGAGAGGGCTTTCAACCCTTTTTGTCTATGGCATGCCCTAATAAGTTTAATGTTCCATTTAGATGGACAATTTAATATGATTGCTCATGACCTTGTTTAATCGACCAACTAAAGACTGCATTATACCACATACCAACATAGAATTCTATTCAAAAAGTGAATAGAATTATCGATTTGAGTCCATTTTCTAATTAGAAGCGAAGAGATATTGGTAAAGAAATTGAAACTGCTAACATGATTGGGGAATTGATGATGAGTTCACTATTATTATTGATAATGTTTCCTCGAACGATGTTGCATTAATATATTTGGAAGAAGCTAGTATTAGTTAATAGAGGAAAAATATTAGAAATGGTAACCATAAGCATATGAGCATTAATCAAATATTTAACTTAGTGGTGCAAGATGGCTTGAAAGTGTTGTTTGATTTGTTGGGTACTCAAGTCCTAGGTCGGATAATTTAGAGAGAGTtgtgaattgaaaaaaaatacatcAATTAAGAGTTTGTTCTGTTTAGATGTTCCTATTTAATGGAACTCGACATTCTTGATGTTGGAGTCTGCAACAACATTTGAGAAAGCAAGCTTTATTATGTTTGTTCTGCTAGACCCAATGTACATAATTGATCTTGAATCTAATGATGGGTGCCTCGTAAGGATGATAGGATGAAAGCAAAACTGATGTTGAGTTTTTTAAGAAGGCAATTTATAGGATTTCTATATCTTTATGTATTacctctaatttattttttcatgagATTCATAAAGTGCAAATATTGAAGGTGGTGATAGATGAATTGTGTAgaatgacaaaaaaaatgaaagaaatgtTTGACAAATATTGGATAGGTTTGAAGAAGGTGAACAAGTTAATATTCATGGTTGTTGTCGTTGATCCTTGATACAAATTGAAACTTGCATTTACGCGTATGTATGCGATGGGTTGGCTAACTCATTTGCAAAAGAAGTTTACATATGTTGGTGATTAAAAACAACCAATTTGATTTGTTTGTTAAGGAAAATATTGATGGGCAAATGTGAAACTTGATGACAATGATGTCTTAAAGAATGTGATGAACAAGTTAGGATTCGTTCATGAAACTTTTCACCATAGAGATGATAGTGTAATGatttaggaaaaaaaatgaatgatgacCCCTGGAATTGACCACACACTCCCTTAATATAATAACACAAGATACCAGCATCATTCTCGTCGATTTAAAAGCACAACTCTCCAAGCCCAAGTTGTGTTTCTTTTGAGAACAACATACATTTGATCCAAAATGAAGAGAGGGCTTGTTATTATTGATTCATGATTATAATGTTTTGCTCAATATCTGGCAGATGTAGTAAATGTTTGTTCAAAAAGAACATTGCTCTAACATATTTGCACCTAACTTCATGGAAAACAAATGTTTGAAGGGGAAGTTTCTCAATATGAGCATTTGCTTTATTGCTTCTTCATTTGACAGTCAAAACTTGTGTCATTatgttcaaatttttttataattaacaGATTCAGTTTGTATATGCAATAGtaaataagaaaatgatgaTTAGGCATTAAATTAAGACCAAAGTTTGTGATTCCATGATCAACCACACCAACAATTCAAACATATGGAGCAGGCTTAGGCAGGTTTTGGACAATTCCACACAATTGCTGTGTTTCAGGCAGGTTGTACTCATCCCTCAAAGTAGAGCTGTTGCTGTTGCCCCAAATAAGCCCTCTCTTGCATCATCCACCTTAAACTCCACATGCCTGCATTGTCCAGCGTCGTCATCACCGCCCCCCATGACATCGGGTACACCTGAACCGTGTGCCTGCTCACCGATTCCAACAGATTTTAATTCTTCCCCTTCTCCGGCGCCCAACAGGTGAGGAGGAAGGGCTCGTCGAGGTGGTTGAAGACGATGTTGTTATTGGAGGTGGAGTTGATCATGGGGCCGGGAAATTGGCCGTTTATAAGGATGCCTTGCTGGGGGACGCCGAGAGGGGAGATGTTCCCATACTCGACCTTCCATTCCAAAAAGATGTAAGGGTCCTCGGCCAATGTCCCTGCCCACAAACACATAACTACTCTTCTTGGACAACATTGTTATGCCTTTATTTTGTTCAACCCCcctacttatatatatatatatatatatatagggagatgatcaaaataagtatgtgtttaaatccagaaatgcagaccaaatcttggccctaggattagatgatctaatggtcaataattaaccaaaaacacggaaggtcataattaagtaattttaggtcatattataatatttgggtttaatgccatgctaagatcgttttaggtcatgctttgttagcatgacctaacaattacctaattatgacctaaaagtgacctaattatgatattgttctgcgtttctgtatttaaatctagttttgcatagatcaaaaccctatatatatatatatatatatatatatatatatatatatattttttttttttttcgactAGCTTACATGTATGTATGTATCtcggatatatatatatacggcGCCACATCTACTCTGTTACCAACACCTCTCATCTTAATTATGTATGTCTAACCATCTACTTAACTATTTTCTctactaataattaaattatcatcTATTACATGCTACGTCTCCTTAACAGTATTACtaatatacatttattttgtGCATGTCTTTATTGACTACCTCACCATGCCTTGTATTTGATTAATCATCGACTTTATATACTACTTCCTCCATTCCTCCATTCCACAGTAATGAAGACGTTTTTTTTCGgcactaaaatgacaaaatattgAACGGCTGGGAGTATGCATTTTTCTTTCATCTACCCCCAAAAAAATGGGTCTTATTTTTCCATCTCTTGTGCTTGTCTTGGAGTCTGAATTTGATCACTTCAAgcacatttttataattttccaTGATCCCCTTTTGACATATCTACCTAAGAAGCTGCGTGgaatatttaaatatgattttcAAATATACTTtccttaatttaaacacatcaAGCAAAGCGTAAGGAGATACAGTTAAGTCGACAAAAATAGGAAAGACACATTTACAATGCAATAGAATGGCATTATCATTATATAACAACACATTTGAAGCAAAAATGGAAGTGTAAAAATCCATGCTCGAGAAACTCCTGGCTAAGTGGAAGCCATTTCCATTATTCATCTTACTCCctcatataattaattataaagtcCGTGCACAAGCAGAATGTTGCTTGTTCACTCTAAATTAAAAAAGCTGGATGAGGTTAAAGAAATTACATAGCAGGCAGATAACCATCATCACCACTACAGGAAAACATAAATCCTTCATTAGGTAACTGAATCAAGATGCTTCGGGCGTCTCGAATCTTGTAGGAGTATCGATTCCCATCATGCAGCAAAGGCCCGATATCAAAATAATAAGCAACACAAACCCCTGCAACATAGTAAAAACCATAGACTTTGAGACCATCATACTGTTTAATACAACATATTCCAACATAATAAAAACCGTAGAAACTAGTAATACTTAGCTTTCCAGCTTCAGTACccaactttttccaaaaattcaaatgAGAGGGACAAACGCAATCTACTTACCACTAGAAGTCCCTCCAAAAGAGATGACTTAATCTGGCAAACTTCATCACAGCCAGTGGAATTAGATGATGCATTTCCAATGGTACCTTCAGCGAGGAACCTTTCTATTCCCATGTGCGAGTGATACTCAACAGATCTAAATGGATCAGAAATGTAGAGGAACGAATATTTTGCACCCATCTCACTCACTGCATTGAGTAGTTGAGAAAGAATGTTTCCTGCATATGCAATCAACCTGTTAGTTTACTCCATTTTACAGATTCAACATAATAATAGACAACAATGATAATGAtaacaacaattttttttaacacgGCATACTTTCAGAATCTGGCGAAAACATGGAATCTCCAGGGCACATGACAATCAGATCAGTTTGCCCGTCCGAAAACTTTTCAAACCTTGAATTCAGGTAGTCCTGCAAGTGAAGCACACTGTCAGTAAATAGGACCAGAAGAAATAACAGTCAAGGTTTGTGGTTGTCAGTGGTACTTACATTAACCGAGCCAACATCATTTAtcttatcaaaattttcaccATCCACAGAACATGACCCCACTAAAGCAATTCTACCAACTCCAAAATTATGCTGACAAGTTTCAGTAAACTCTGAAATTAAAGAGTTCTCTATGGATGCTTTTTCCTCTCCAGCAACTACATAAGGAAAAGCCACAGAGGAATTGGAGTTGGAAAATGAGTCCTGTCATTAAGTAGCCACAGTTCAGCAAGATGTGTCAAATGATATTAGGCTAAaactatttattcaattaaaagtGAAACCCAATTAACCTTAAGCAAGTCTATAAGTGCTGGATCAGTCTTTGCGGAGCTGGAAACTTCTAGAGATTGTAACTGCATACAGGGACATGTAAAAAGTTACGTTAAGAAATATTACAATACTAATGAAATGAGAGTTGCACGTGTTTTGGAGCTCATTCGGAAAAATCCCTAATTTTCCACTTATCATAGATGGATCATCATGTATTTGTATTGACGCCTGATGGACAACAAATAACAAACCCAAGAATTTATCAGCTTGGATTCTGAAAAGAAGAGCTTCAATTGTCATATACAATACACAATATGCAACAAGTAAATGTGCTCATCCCTTATTCCCTGCTTAAGAAATACCATATATACAATACACAATATGCAACAAGTAAATGTGCTCATCCCTTATTCCCTGCTTAAGAAATACCATGGATATGCTATTCTATATTCCTTGATTTAGCATGACATTAGACAGTTAGTGTACTAAGATAACTGATCATTCGAAAgagaaattgatttttaaagatGTGGGTGTAGAGCAGCTGAGCAGGATCAGCATAAGATACATGCCTATTTTCTTGCACACCAATCACATATATATCAAAAGGAAaatggaaaatggaaaaagaataagaaaaaaaaagagagaagaaaaaacatTAATACCTCTGATCCAATAAAAAGGAAGGCGAAATTATTAGATCCTTGCACTTCATCGCTTGAGCACTGCATACAATGAAACCACCAATTATATACATCCCACCAGATGACGATACCTATATTTTCATACTTGTTTGCTCTAAACAATCTGTGATACTTGATATCAAAATCTATATCAAGGATGTACATATACCAGGTATTTCGACCATCCACCTTCAGTCATTGCAGATTTGGCTAAATCCCTAGGAGCCAGGATTCTATAATCAACCATTTCTTTATTCCTGCCACATGGTCGTaaaaatttagataaatattGTGTGTAAAAAGCTCCTAACGTAGAAGATCCATGGGCTCATCATCACAAAACTAGGGAATGGGTGGTCATGAGTAATAAGTAAGAACAAATACTGTCACTAGCTTGTGCAAAGCAGAATTAGACATGAAAACAGCTTAACTAAATTCATGATCTTCCATGTGCTCAGTTCCAGATCATTTAAATATGTTGGGCTAAACTGACATAAAAACAGATACTTCTACAAGAAGTTCATTTACAATGGCAAACTAAGATCAGAAGTACTCACCCACAACTAAAAATAGACCAAATACCTATAGCTTCACACTAGAAGCGCCTAGATTTATAAGATTGCATGGAGTTTAGTTTAGTAAGCACAGTATGCTGCTACACTGTAATGTGCAGAACTTGAAGAACAAAGTCAGAGGCCAGTAAGATCAAGGGGAGGCATGATATCTAGCAGGAGTAGGCGAGGATCTGAATTATACTTCTGATTGGAGCACTAAAGGATCATATGACAGCTCCTAAAACACTAATCCATAAACATGATAAGATATCGGCGTATATCCTACATTG
Encoded here:
- the LOC121756121 gene encoding uncharacterized protein LOC121756121, producing MMLEDIMLLYRVESTILVQRYIRAWIDRARRTIIENARQYSLISKVPHQLKHLDRLIHVNDVDCIANLRMDRNTFGKLCRILTANGGLSPGKGLGIEEQVAIFLGVLAHHNKNRVVRFSFFRSGSTVSHYVNKVLGAVLSLHTVLLSKPKPVTDDCIDHRWKWFKGCLGALDGTHINVLVGTSDKPRYRTRKGSIATNTLAVCDRNMQFVYFLPGWEGSAGDSRVLRDAVARPNGLRVPHGCYYLCDNGYANSNGFLTPYKGVRYHLKEWGIGNAQPQNPKELFNMRHIKARNVIERAFAVLKIRWGILRSASYYPIQTQIRLIMACFLFHNFVRYEMSTDPFEETVDGESSATGTEQDSPQPEYIDYVDPTPEWTQFRDSIAMTMWNNR
- the LOC121756391 gene encoding uncharacterized protein LOC121756391 yields the protein MRMATSSLAIVSALLLVVAQLPLGLTYSPAFLWSSHLNGNKEMVDYRILAPRDLAKSAMTEGGWSKYLCSSDEVQGSNNFAFLFIGSELQSLEVSSSAKTDPALIDLLKDSFSNSNSSVAFPYVVAGEEKASIENSLISEFTETCQHNFGVGRIALVGSCSVDGENFDKINDVGSVNDYLNSRFEKFSDGQTDLIVMCPGDSMFSPDSERNILSQLLNAVSEMGAKYSFLYISDPFRSVEYHSHMGIERFLAEGTIGNASSNSTGCDEVCQIKSSLLEGLLVGFVLLIILISGLCCMMGIDTPTRFETPEAS